A DNA window from Lutra lutra chromosome 8, mLutLut1.2, whole genome shotgun sequence contains the following coding sequences:
- the LOC125107639 gene encoding histone H1.0 — protein sequence MTENSTSTPAAKPKRAKASKKSTDHPKYSDMIVAAIQAEKNRAGSSRQSIQKYIKSHYKVGENADSQIKLSIKRLVTTGVLKQTKGVGASGSFRLAKSDEPKRSVAFKKTKKEVKKVATPKKAAKPKKAASKAPGKKPKATPVKKAKKKPAATPKKTKKPKTVKAKPVKASKPKKAKPVKPKAKSSAKRASKKK from the coding sequence ATGACCGAGAACTCCACATCCACCCCTGCGGCCAAGCCCAAGCGGGCCAAGGCCTCCAAGAAGTCCACAGACCACCCCAAGTATTCAGACATGATCGTGGCTGCCATCCAGGCGGAGAAGAACCGCGCTGGCTCCTCGCGCCAGTCCATCCAGAAGTACATCAAGAGCCACTACAAGGTGGGTGAGAACGCCGACTCGCAGATCAAGTTGTCCATCAAGCGCCTGGTCACCACTGGGGTCCTCAAGCAGACCAAAGGGGTGGGTGCCTCAGGGTCCTTCCGGCTGGCCAAAAGCGACGAGCCCAAGAGGTCAGTGGCCTTCAAGAAGACGAAGAAGGAAGTCAAGAAGGTGGCCACGCCAAAGAAGGCAGCCAAGCCCAAGAAGGCTGCCTCCAAAGCCCCAGGCAAGAAGCCCAAAGCCACCCCAGTCAAGAAGGCCAAGAAGAAGCCGGCTGCCACGcccaagaaaaccaaaaaacccaagacTGTCAAGGCCAAGCCCGTCAAGGCATCCAAGCCTAAGAAGGCCAAACCAGTGAAGCCCAAAGCCAAGTCCAGTGCCAAGAGGGCCAGCAAGAAGAAGTGA